One region of Drosophila kikkawai strain 14028-0561.14 chromosome 2R, DkikHiC1v2, whole genome shotgun sequence genomic DNA includes:
- the LOC108076691 gene encoding luciferin 4-monooxygenase yields MAATKYDSFEKIWSGPKDKEYYGPDMTLGEVALIILRLYSDKVMQVFDPTGEELTGGQLLEQSRRLAHAFQRLKLQRGDVVGISAKNTTYLTEVVIAALLNGTPINPLHPDFDSETTAYMYEITKPKVIFCDLDNYETLSAVKSSLKFKTELILLTGTLPGVRNIQDLLADGCTEYDEKTLFACPHLSGDDTAFIITSSGVTGLPKGVSRSHRSLLNNAKIPQLFTSETVLFCISPLYWISCIFTLLASLVNGCRRIITNRPYSVEYFADLVERHQVSFVLTVPHHMALLARSPERFQLAEKMQCVQSFVCSGSKVPLGIWRQLYELLGADRFAVLYGLSEIGGISKNVGCPLGSEGKLLRNIQVRLVDGQGQSLGPNQTGQILARLNFRWGGYYHNPQDTQVTVTPDGKWLLTGDHGYFDDEGCLHYQTRDSDVFKYNHFPIYPKQIEDVILHLPGVHEVAVFGIPDEVSTNLTACAVVREENEWGEQLTDRDVKGIVEQHLSEAFHIRGGVFFVDNLPKTQNNKVQRRRIWPELSEATTHL; encoded by the exons ATGGCGGCCACCAAATACGACAGCTTTGAGAAGATATGGTCGGGCCCGAAGGACAAGGAGTACTATGGTCCGGATATGACGCTCGGCGAGGTGGCCCTAATCATCCTGCGGCTTTACTCCGACAAGGTGATGCAGGTGTTTGATCCCACGGGTGAGGAGCTCACCGGAGGGCAGCTCTTGGAGCAGAGCCGCCGTCTCGCCCATGCTTTCCAGCGGCTAAAATTACAGCGGGGCGATGTGGTGGGCATCTCGGCCAAGAATACGACTTACCTCACCGAAGTGGTCATTGCAGCTCTGCTCAATGGCACTCCCATCAACCCACTGCATCCGGATTTTGATTCTG AAACTACGGCCTATATGTACGAGATCACCAAGCCCAAGGTTATATTCTGCGACCTGGACAACTACGAGACCTTGAGCGCGGTCAAGAGCAGTCTCAAGTTCAAAACGGAGCTCATCCTGCTCACCGGAACACTGCCAGGAGTTCGCAACATTCAGGATCTGCTAGCAGATGGCTGTACCGAGTACGACGAGAAGACCCT TTTTGCCTGCCCGCATTTGAGCGGCGATGACACGGCTTTCATAATCACCTCCTCGGGCGTAACTGGTTTGCCCAAGGGCGTAAGCCGTTCGCACCGCAGCCTCCTGAACAATGCCAAAAT CCCTCAGCTCTTCACCTCGGAGACAGTGCTCTTCTGCATTAGTCCGCTCTACTGGATCAGCTGCATCTTCACCTTGCTCGCTTCTCTGGTCAATGGGTGTCGCCGGATCATCACCAACCGTCCCTACAGTGTGGAGTACTTTGCGGACCTGGTGGAGCGCCACCAGGTGAGCTTCGTGCTTACCGTTCCCCACCACATGGCCCTCTTGGCCCGCAGTCCCGAACGGTTTCAGCTGGCCGAGAAAATGCAGTGTGTCCAGTCGTTTGTTTGCAGTGGATCCAAGGTTCCCTTGGGCATCTGGCGGCAGTTGTACGAGCTGCTGGGCGCCGACAGGTTTGCCGTGCTCTATGGTCTCTCCGAGATCGGAGGTATCTCGAAGAATGTGGGATGCCCGCTGGGCAGCGAGGGCAAGCTGCTGCGAAACATTCAGGTGCGACTGGTTGATGGACAGGGTCAGTCCCTGGGTCCCAACCAGACGGGTCAGATTCTGGCGCGACTCAACTTCCGCTGGGGAGGCTACTACCACAACCCGCAGGACACCCAGGTGACGGTCACGCCCGACGGAAAGTGGCTGCTGACGGGGGATCACGGCTACTTCGATGACGAAGGCTGCCTGCACTACCAGACACGCGACAGCGACGTCTTCAAGTACAACCACTTTCCCATCTATCCCAAGCAGATCGAGGACGTTATACTGCACCTGCCAGGAGTCCATGAAGTGGCCGTCTTCGGCATACCTGACGAGGTGTCCACCAATCTCACAGCCTGCGCCGTGGTCCGAGAGGAGAATGAGTGGGGGGAGCAGCTCACCGATCGGGATGTAAAGGGAATCGTGGAGCAACACCTGAGCGAGGCCTTTCACATAAGGGGCGGTGTCTTCTTTGTGGACAATCTCCCGAAGACGCAGAACAACAAAGTGCAGCGAAGGAGAATCTGGCCGGAGCTGAGTGAGGCCACCACCCATCTGTGA